In one Mycobacterium sp. NBC_00419 genomic region, the following are encoded:
- a CDS encoding SDR family NAD(P)-dependent oxidoreductase, whose translation MTKNWFITGGTPGGFGMAYAEAALEIGDRVVLTARRPAELEGWAGAYGDRVLVVPLDVTDAGQVQTAVGTAEQHFGGIDVLVNNAGRGQYGSIEGMADTDVRAMFELNFFALLAVIRTVLPGMRARRNGWIVNMSSVAGRSGVTGFGYYSATKFAVEAVTEVLRDEVAPLGIQVIAVEPGAFRTQAYAGFADEPIAESIAAYRPMLEQVRSAMVEQDGTQPGDPQRGVRAVIAAMAQDPAPRRLVLGSSGVDAVVAMLESSLAEVRANEALSRAADFPSAN comes from the coding sequence ATGACGAAGAACTGGTTCATCACCGGCGGCACCCCGGGTGGATTCGGGATGGCCTACGCCGAGGCCGCACTGGAGATCGGCGACCGGGTGGTGCTCACGGCACGGCGGCCCGCGGAACTGGAAGGCTGGGCCGGGGCATACGGCGACCGGGTGTTGGTTGTGCCGCTCGACGTCACCGATGCAGGGCAGGTGCAGACCGCGGTCGGAACTGCCGAGCAGCACTTCGGCGGCATCGACGTGCTGGTCAATAACGCCGGACGCGGGCAGTACGGGTCGATCGAAGGCATGGCGGACACCGATGTCCGCGCGATGTTCGAGCTGAATTTCTTCGCGCTGCTCGCCGTCATCCGGACTGTGCTTCCGGGTATGCGCGCCCGCAGAAACGGGTGGATCGTCAATATGTCCTCGGTGGCGGGGCGTAGTGGCGTCACCGGATTCGGCTACTACAGTGCGACCAAGTTCGCCGTCGAGGCCGTCACCGAGGTACTCCGCGACGAGGTCGCGCCGCTCGGTATTCAGGTGATCGCGGTCGAGCCGGGAGCCTTCCGCACCCAGGCCTACGCCGGCTTCGCCGACGAGCCGATCGCCGAATCCATCGCCGCCTACCGGCCGATGTTGGAGCAGGTCCGCTCGGCGATGGTGGAGCAGGACGGCACTCAGCCCGGTGACCCGCAGCGCGGGGTTCGTGCGGTGATCGCCGCCATGGCACAGGATCCGGCTCCTCGACGGCTGGTCCTCGGCAGCAGCGGGGTCGACGCGGTCGTCGCAATGCTCGAGAGTTCGCTCGCAGAGGTCCGCGCCAACGAGGCGCTGTCCCGCGCCGCGGACTTCCCGTCGGCGAACTGA
- a CDS encoding pyridoxal phosphate-dependent aminotransferase produces MNDRVALRAGIPPFYVMDVWLAAAERQRTHGDLVNLSAGQPKAGAPEPVRAAAMAALQANQLGYTVALGIPELREAIAGSYADRYGIDVSLDDVVLTTGSSGGFLLAFLACFDVGDRVAIASPGYPCYRNILSALGCEVVEIACGPETRFQPTAQMLAELDPPVQGVIVASPANPTGTVIDPSELAAIATWCDQTGVRLISDEVYHGLVYPGAPPTSCAWQTSRNAIVANSFSKYFAMTGWRLGWLLVPAELRRAVDCLTGNFTICPPVLPQYAAVAAFTPEAIAEAQGHLNQYALNRETLLSGLRQIGITRLAPTDGAFYVYADVSDFTSDSLRFCEKLLADTGLAIAPGVDFDTVSGNSFVRLSFAGPATDIDEALRRLGPWLAG; encoded by the coding sequence GTGAACGATCGCGTTGCGCTCCGGGCCGGAATTCCGCCGTTCTACGTCATGGACGTGTGGCTGGCCGCCGCCGAGCGACAGCGCACCCACGGCGATCTGGTCAACCTGTCGGCCGGCCAGCCGAAGGCGGGCGCTCCGGAGCCGGTTCGCGCAGCCGCAATGGCTGCACTGCAAGCCAATCAGCTCGGCTACACCGTCGCGCTGGGGATCCCTGAACTGCGCGAGGCCATCGCCGGCTCCTACGCCGACCGTTACGGCATCGACGTCAGCCTCGACGACGTGGTGCTGACCACCGGCTCCTCGGGTGGATTCCTGTTGGCGTTCCTGGCCTGTTTCGACGTCGGCGACCGGGTCGCGATCGCCAGCCCCGGCTACCCCTGCTACCGCAACATCCTGTCGGCCCTGGGGTGCGAGGTGGTCGAGATCGCCTGCGGTCCCGAGACTCGCTTCCAGCCGACCGCGCAGATGCTCGCCGAACTCGACCCGCCGGTGCAGGGTGTGATCGTGGCCAGCCCGGCCAACCCGACCGGGACGGTCATCGACCCCTCGGAACTGGCCGCGATCGCGACGTGGTGTGACCAGACCGGAGTGCGGCTGATCAGCGACGAGGTGTATCACGGTCTGGTCTACCCGGGTGCCCCGCCGACCTCGTGCGCCTGGCAGACCTCCCGCAATGCCATTGTGGCGAACAGCTTTTCGAAGTACTTCGCGATGACGGGATGGCGGCTGGGCTGGCTACTGGTGCCCGCCGAGCTGCGCCGGGCAGTGGACTGCCTGACGGGCAATTTCACCATCTGCCCGCCGGTGCTGCCGCAGTACGCCGCGGTGGCCGCGTTCACCCCGGAGGCCATCGCCGAGGCGCAGGGGCACCTGAACCAGTACGCCCTCAACCGCGAGACCCTGCTCAGTGGGCTACGCCAGATCGGCATCACCCGGCTGGCTCCGACCGATGGTGCGTTCTACGTCTACGCCGACGTCTCGGACTTCACCTCGGACTCGCTGAGGTTCTGCGAGAAGCTTTTGGCTGATACCGGTTTGGCGATCGCACCGGGGGTTGACTTCGACACCGTCAGCGGCAACTCGTTCGTCCGGCTGTCCTTCGCCGGCCCGGCCACCGATATCGACGAGGCACTGCGCCGGTTGGGGCCGTGGCTGGCCGGTTAG
- a CDS encoding TetR/AcrR family transcriptional regulator yields MGHKFTREQLLEGAVGLALTDGLGALTFGRLAKRMATSDRVVVYYFPSKTTLVSDVLIEIGNRLQAVLATAFTGPAAGHRQLAKTAYAVLADEDTDAIFAVYFEACGLAAAGVQPFQELAAALVDGWVGWLSGFFRGTPKQRRAEAEATLVLIDGVLLMRQLGGAQAADRAAKVLGLL; encoded by the coding sequence ATGGGGCACAAATTCACGCGCGAGCAGCTTCTCGAAGGCGCCGTAGGACTGGCATTGACCGACGGACTGGGTGCGCTGACCTTCGGGCGACTCGCCAAACGGATGGCAACCAGCGACCGCGTTGTCGTCTACTACTTTCCCAGCAAGACAACGCTTGTCAGCGACGTTCTGATCGAGATCGGCAACCGCCTGCAGGCAGTACTGGCCACCGCGTTCACCGGACCGGCAGCGGGCCACCGCCAGCTGGCGAAGACCGCCTACGCGGTTCTGGCCGATGAGGACACCGATGCCATCTTCGCCGTCTACTTCGAGGCCTGCGGGCTGGCGGCGGCGGGCGTGCAACCGTTCCAGGAGCTGGCCGCAGCACTGGTCGACGGGTGGGTCGGCTGGCTGTCCGGGTTCTTCCGCGGCACCCCCAAGCAGCGCCGTGCCGAGGCGGAGGCCACGCTGGTCCTGATCGACGGTGTGCTGCTCATGCGGCAGTTGGGCGGCGCGCAGGCTGCCGACCGCGCGGCCAAGGTGCTGGGCTTGCTGTGA
- a CDS encoding patatin-like phospholipase family protein, with protein MKSTAVNLPRPIGYVLGGGGSLGAVQVGMLQALSERDIDPDLVAGTSVGSINGAVLASDPVGAAHRLSHAWARMTREEVFPGGLIAQALLLQRVKTHLFPNTGLAAVIADFLGPTTDFADLVLPFAAVTVDVATAQPYVLQEGPLLPALLASAAIPGIYPPVDHAGHRLYDGGVVANVPMRQAVAMGARSLVVLDCFFPGQLPSSTDTIADIILYTALVTMHSQSVSEATLLAESMPVVYLPGPAPRLVSPLDFTHTAELIEDAYLSARRFLDELRVDGPGLYRQPLPEKGALA; from the coding sequence GTGAAGTCCACCGCGGTGAACCTGCCCCGTCCGATCGGGTACGTCCTCGGCGGGGGTGGCAGCCTGGGGGCGGTCCAGGTCGGCATGCTGCAGGCGCTCAGCGAGCGAGACATCGATCCCGACCTGGTGGCCGGTACCTCGGTCGGATCGATCAATGGGGCCGTGCTGGCGTCCGACCCGGTCGGGGCCGCCCACCGGTTGTCCCACGCGTGGGCAAGGATGACACGGGAGGAAGTGTTTCCCGGCGGTCTGATCGCCCAGGCGCTGCTGTTGCAGCGGGTCAAGACCCACCTGTTCCCCAACACCGGACTCGCCGCCGTCATCGCCGACTTTCTCGGTCCAACAACGGATTTCGCTGATCTAGTGCTGCCGTTCGCGGCCGTCACCGTTGATGTCGCCACCGCGCAGCCCTATGTACTCCAAGAAGGCCCGCTGCTGCCCGCGCTGCTGGCCAGCGCCGCCATCCCGGGCATCTATCCACCCGTCGACCACGCTGGGCATCGTCTCTACGACGGCGGCGTGGTGGCCAACGTGCCGATGCGCCAGGCAGTCGCGATGGGCGCCCGCTCGCTGGTGGTGCTGGACTGCTTCTTTCCCGGTCAGCTGCCGAGCTCGACCGACACCATCGCCGACATCATCCTGTACACCGCACTGGTGACCATGCATTCGCAATCGGTGTCCGAGGCGACGCTGCTGGCGGAGAGCATGCCGGTGGTGTACCTGCCCGGTCCCGCGCCGCGGCTGGTCTCGCCGCTGGACTTCACCCACACCGCCGAGCTGATCGAGGACGCGTACCTGTCGGCGCGGCGGTTCCTCGACGAGCTTCGCGTCGACGGACCCGGGCTGTACCGTCAGCCTCTGCCGGAGAAGGGTGCTCTAGCGTGA
- a CDS encoding MerR family transcriptional regulator, whose product MRSQLTIGEFATVTHLSVRTLRRYHEAGLLEPASVDSISGYRYYSPEQIPTAQVIHQLRRLDLPLAEVRSILSTDDPQERAEVIAGHLQRLEAELTRTQAAVVSLRRLLRPDPAEVHVELRSVPARTVAAITDQVRVGDSLRWYDAAMAELDEAFPPGERTGPPGGHYANALFTHGAGAMTVFRSVHTPRRSGRIDVVELPAADLAVAVHPGSHDDIDVTYGRLGAWVVSHALAVDGPIHETYAVGPRDTEDSTSWRTEIGWPVFQLAPAPG is encoded by the coding sequence GTGCGTTCCCAACTGACGATCGGCGAGTTCGCCACGGTGACACACCTGAGTGTGCGGACGCTGCGGCGCTACCACGAGGCCGGACTACTCGAGCCGGCATCGGTCGACTCGATCTCGGGCTACCGGTACTACTCGCCCGAGCAGATTCCCACCGCTCAGGTGATCCACCAACTCCGCCGGCTTGATCTGCCACTAGCCGAGGTCCGGTCGATCCTCTCCACCGACGATCCGCAGGAACGGGCTGAGGTGATCGCGGGTCACTTGCAGCGACTGGAGGCCGAGTTGACCCGCACCCAGGCGGCCGTCGTGTCGCTGCGACGGCTGCTGCGCCCGGACCCGGCCGAAGTTCACGTCGAGCTGCGCTCAGTGCCTGCCCGCACCGTCGCCGCGATCACCGATCAAGTGCGCGTTGGTGATTCGCTGCGCTGGTACGACGCTGCGATGGCCGAGCTGGATGAGGCCTTCCCACCCGGGGAACGCACCGGACCGCCCGGTGGGCACTACGCGAATGCGCTGTTCACCCACGGCGCCGGAGCGATGACGGTTTTCCGGTCGGTGCATACCCCGCGGCGATCCGGCCGCATCGACGTCGTCGAACTTCCGGCGGCGGACCTCGCCGTCGCCGTCCATCCGGGATCGCACGACGACATCGACGTGACCTACGGCCGCCTCGGCGCGTGGGTCGTCAGCCACGCGTTGGCCGTCGACGGACCGATTCACGAGACCTACGCAGTCGGGCCTCGTGACACCGAAGACTCGACCAGCTGGCGGACCGAGATCGGCTGGCCGGTGTTTCAACTCGCCCCCGCACCGGGGTAG
- the ipdE2 gene encoding acyl-CoA dehydrogenase IpdE2: MTSLEERQMLRDTVVALIDKHASSAAVREAMQSPRGYDESLWTLLCEQVGVAALVVPEELGGAGGELADAAAVLEELGRALVPTPLLGTTLAELALLAADEPDGELLEQLAAGAAIGAVALDPDFVVNGDIADVVVGLETDTAGARLERWNDVTAEVTPTVDPTRRLARVTPGSTEPIGNDPGLADIAAILLAAEQVGAAARCLELTVAYTKERVQFGRPIGSFQALKHRMADLYVLVQSARALVGDAVADPTPVSAALARLSASEAFTTVAGEAIQLHGGIAITWEHDIQLYFKRAHGSAQLFGPPRDQLRRLESEVF; encoded by the coding sequence ATGACGTCGCTGGAAGAACGGCAGATGCTGCGCGACACCGTCGTAGCCCTGATCGACAAGCACGCATCGTCGGCTGCAGTGCGTGAGGCGATGCAGTCACCCCGCGGGTACGACGAGTCGCTGTGGACGCTGCTGTGCGAGCAGGTCGGTGTCGCCGCGCTTGTGGTGCCCGAGGAGCTCGGCGGTGCTGGCGGTGAATTGGCCGACGCAGCAGCGGTTCTCGAGGAACTGGGCCGCGCCCTGGTGCCGACACCACTGCTGGGGACCACACTGGCCGAGCTCGCACTGTTGGCGGCCGACGAACCCGACGGCGAGCTGCTCGAACAACTGGCCGCAGGCGCGGCGATCGGCGCCGTCGCGCTCGATCCCGACTTTGTGGTCAACGGCGATATCGCCGACGTGGTGGTGGGCTTGGAAACGGACACAGCGGGCGCCCGCCTGGAACGCTGGAACGACGTCACCGCCGAGGTGACACCGACCGTCGATCCGACGCGCCGGCTGGCCCGGGTCACCCCCGGATCGACCGAGCCGATCGGCAACGATCCCGGCCTGGCCGACATCGCCGCGATCCTGCTGGCCGCCGAACAGGTCGGCGCGGCCGCGCGCTGTCTGGAGCTGACGGTGGCCTACACCAAGGAGCGGGTGCAGTTCGGCAGGCCGATCGGCAGTTTCCAGGCGCTCAAGCACCGGATGGCCGACCTGTACGTGTTGGTGCAATCGGCACGGGCACTGGTCGGTGACGCGGTTGCCGACCCCACGCCGGTGTCGGCGGCCCTGGCCCGGTTGTCGGCGAGCGAGGCGTTCACCACGGTCGCCGGCGAGGCCATCCAGTTGCACGGCGGCATCGCCATCACCTGGGAGCACGACATCCAGCTGTACTTCAAGCGGGCGCACGGCAGCGCCCAGCTGTTCGGGCCACCGCGCGACCAATTGCGCAGGCTCGAATCCGAGGTGTTCTAG